A region from the Pelecanus crispus isolate bPelCri1 chromosome 11, bPelCri1.pri, whole genome shotgun sequence genome encodes:
- the SBK1 gene encoding serine/threonine-protein kinase SBK1: MSPAVRAASGAARPRAGGGRRRLLSRRGRGAAARPTAMSAGSIEQEPSRKLACCGVPLITEDMQSLAIRTLSGTDISKHYDLIRELGKGTYGKVDLVSHKSTGTKMALKFVNKSKTKLKNFLREFSITNTLSSSPFIIKVFDVVFETEDCYVFAQEYAPGGDLFDIIPPQVGLPEELVKRCVQQLGLALDYMHSKSLVHRDIKPENVLLFDRDCRRVKLADFGMTRKVGCRVKRISGTIPYTAPEVCQAGRAEGFAVDTSIDVWAFGVLIFCVLTGNFPWEAAAASDAFFEEFVRWQKGRLGGLPSQWRRFTDSALRMFQRLLALDPEKRCPVKEVFYFIKCDLMAEVRRRPSYRSRKHAGDKLPAGPHRHEAAGPCTPAPLKRTVLTEGSGPRSSEPSAAPPGTASRTDGRQDKGKGQMVLATAIEICV, translated from the exons CCATGAGCGCGGGTTCGATTGAGCAAGAGCCGTCACGCAAGCTGGCCTGCTGCGGGGTGCCCCTCATCACCGAGGACATGCAGTCCCTGGCCATCCGCACCCTCTCAGGCACCGACATCAGCAAGCACTATGACCTCATCCGCGAGCTCGGCAAGGGCACCTATGGCAAGGTGGACCTGGTGTCCCACAAAAGCACAG GCACCAAGATGGCCCTGAAGTTCGTCAACAAGAGCAAGACGAAGCTGAAGAACTTCCTGCGGGAGTTCAGCATCACCAACAcgctctcctccagccccttcaTCATCAAGGTCTTTGACGTGGTCTTCGAGACCGAGGACTGCTACGTCTTCGCTCAGGAGTATGCCCCTGGTGGGGACCTCTTCGACATCATCCCGCCACAG GTGGGGCTCCCCGAAGAGCTGGTGAAGCGCTGTGTGCAGCAGCTGGGCCTGGCCCTCGACTACATGCACAGCAAGAGCCTGGTGCACCGGGACATCAAACCGGAGAACGTCCTGCTCTTTGACCGCGACTGCCGCCGCGTCAAACTGGCCGACTTTGGCATGACCCGCAAGGTGGGCTGCCGGGTCAAGCGCATCAGCGGCACCATCCCCTACACGGCGCCTGAGGTCTGCCAAGCCGGCCGGGCGGAGGGCTTTGCTGTGGACACCAGCATTGATGTCTGGGCTTTTGGGGTGCTCATCTTCTGCGTCCTCACCGGTAACTTCCCCTGGGAGGCGGCGGCAGCTTCTGACGCTTTCTTCGAGGAGTTTGTGCGGTGGCAGAaggggcggctgggggggctgccctCACAGTGGCGGCGCTTCACGGACAGCGCCCTGCGCATGTTCCAGCGCCTGCTGGCCCTCGACCCCGAGAAGCGCTGTCCCGTCAAGGAGGTCTTCTACTTCATCAAGTGTGACCTGATGGCTGAGGTGCGGCGCCGACCCTCCTACCGCTCCCGCAAGCACGCTGGGGACAAGCTCCCGGCTGGTCCCCATCGCCACGAGGCGGCTggcccctgcacccctgccccactCAAGAGGACCGTCCTGACCGAAGGGAGCGGACCCCGCAGCTCCGAGCCGAGCGCGGCCCCCCCGGGGACGGCAAGCAGGACAGACGGACGGCAGGACAAAGGCAAAGGGCAGATGGTCCTGGCCACAGCAATAGAGATCTGCGTCTGA